ACACAAATGCAAATGAACAACTGTGTTCATCTAGAAATTTCTCATGTTGAACAACCTGAATCCACGGTCAGCAATGCTCAACTGTGTCATGTTGCAAAACTAATGCTCAGGTTGGACATACAAGGGTCAGCATTGAAGTTTAGAAGGAGGCCCCAGATAATGTTGCAACACTGTCATATTGGCCTATTTGACAAATGTTTCAGTTTCATCACTGGACTATAATTTCTTTGAGAATCTTCCAGATGCTTGTGGAAAATCCCACATAAAGAGAAAGAATAAAAAGTTGAACTATTCTGTGTTGATTGGTTCACATCCACTACATATTGATTTTACCACATCAATTCACAAGATACATGAACACAAACGACCATGATAATTAAAAATTGCCTCTCCTAGATTAATCTGTTTTCCACAAAATTACTGTTTATATATGATACCAGTAGTAAATTCATGATAGAATTTTGACAACTACTTGGATGCTAGCTAATCATCATAACATACATAAATATAGGATCCAAACCTGACCTTATAAGCATAATAATGGAATGGTGAAGAGGCATATTGAACAGTCAAAAAGCAAATCTACTAGTTTATAGCCAACTGAGCTTTCTTCTCACCCTATGGTTGGAGCACACCTATCTTAATGTTACACTGTCTGATTCTGAATTTTTAAAAGGTAAAATGGAGTATGCCGTAAATATGAGAATAAGGGTTAACTTATGCTTAAAGGACTAAAGGATTAGGATTTCCTAACATGTGATAAAGCAGGCTCTAAGAGTAAATACCATTACATAAAATGATCTGTACTTCAGAATGTATAAAATTCATTATCAAacttgatatgagatatctaatagCACCTGGCTAGCTCTACTTTAGTGTCCATGAAGGGAACAGAATATGCAGCCAACAATAAAAGCAGAAAGACATCAAGATAATCATAAATACACGACATACCACAAATACGCTGTGCAGAAGTTAAAGAGAACCAATTCTCTGCCTGTTCAGTATCAGTAACTTCTTCTTCACTTTCCTAAAGAACAGTCAAAACGTATATCAAATAGAGAACCAGAAGTAGGGTCTGATGCATCTAAATTTTCCTGTACCACAATATAGAGCTGCAGAACCTTACTATTCATGCATTTGAGGAAAAAAGTAACAATTACAGAAACTGTTATAGCTAAATATTCTTCTAAGGGATATGTTTTATTTGAattaggaaaaggttaaaaaaatCTTTCTAGTATGACAACTGGTAAGATGGTAAAGTTTTGATATCTTGGTTATGCACATAGGTTTTGGATTGTTAGACCTTGCAGATATTTCTACCGCAATGCACATGACGGCAATTTAATCCCTGTTTTGATGAACAATCTATTGGTTCTCTGCATTGCTTTCTGATAGAACCATAACTAAGTCAAATTCTTGGCACAAGACTGTTTCAGTCACCATTCCAACCAGAAAATTAGCGGCATTTGCTAGAGTCTGTCACTCCAAATTAGTTGATTTAAGCCAAATTCTGCCAATCCAGGTGCCAAATCAATCATATTTGACAAACTCAGATGATTCTCGCAAAAAAATTCGACCCAGTTTGAATTGATCCAGTCAATTCAGTTGAGGGTTAACAGGAATCTAGAAGAGATACCAAAGTTCTCAATAATCACATACAAGATACCCCATAAGCTCTAAGATTTATCTTTTCGCCTTAAGCTCTTATTTTCATCTTTGAATCTTCTACTAACTAAATACTCACTGGAACTAGGCCATTCTTTGGCTTTTGTTTATAAAAAACATGCTTCAGCAGCAAAAGATACCAGTAACAAACACCTAGTGCTACAATTGTCGCAATATTTTGGAGCAAAATCATGTACGATGTGTTAATATTTTGTTGACTTTGCAGTGATATAAAGATTTGTTTTCATCAGTCTCTTAGCTTTACTACTTATCTTCTATTTTACCAATAGTAACATTCATCTGTAGAGGGAAACAATAAGGTAAAGAGAGTCCACTTTACAACACCAAAATTCCAAGATTCCAAGAACAAGATTGCAAACCAACAAAAGCTCCTCACCCCAAAAACTGAGAAGAATAGAAAGAAGAAGCCACTAGTCTTACTTAAACAAAGTAAACatgcaaaaaatcaagataaaagtaGTGGCATATGGTAGTTAGCAATCCATAATATGATAATCCTAGAAAACTTTTTGCCTTAGTAATTTACTGAAAAAGTAAAAACTCATCAATCATCTAATTTTAAATGTCCACCAAACTTCGATAAGAAACAGTAACAAATATAACTTGCTTCTTTTTATCAAAATTGTGTGAGGTAGTGTTTTTTGTTTGACAGAAAGGAAAATGTGAAatttaaatctctctctctctctctctctctctctctctctctctatatatatatatatatatatatatatatatatatatatatatatatatacacacacacatatgtatatacatgtatgtatatacatatatatatatatatatatatatatatacatatatgtacatacatatatgtatgtatatatatatacatatatgtacatacatatatgtatgtatatatatatatgtgtgtgtgtgtgtgtatggatgtatgtatgtatgtatatgtgtatatacacacacacacgccATGTTACTAAGCTCTCACCAGAAAACATTCAATGGTCTATGTTATATATTTGTTATCATTAAAAAAAGACATATCCAATGCACAAGGCTTCCACCAATACGAAGTCTGGAGAGGATCAAAGTACGAAGTCTTCCCTCTAAATATAGAAGGGTTGTTTCTGTAACATGTTTCTTACTGTtaattgaatatttttttaacataagGGAAGGGGGATCTTGTATTAAAATAGCTACCTGGTGCAGCTCCATGAGCTCCTGTAGACAGTTGCTCAGCAAAACCTTCTTTATGTCAGCCTTTCCTatgattattcaaaaaaaaaaaaaaaacttaacgtTATCCTGGGTCTGTAAAACTTGGCGATTCCTCCTATGGCAATTTTCAATCAATCTTTCAGTATACAGGAAGAGTTAAGTAGAAAACCTCGCCTATGAGgatcacaaaagaagaagaacttGCGTACAGCTATTCGACAATACATCTGAACAAAGGCTGCAGGCATGTCACGGAGCTGTGCCAGATTAGGAATAAGGCCTCTTATATAGGCCTCCATTTCCTGCAGTTACAATGGTGTCACAAGCATCTACTTCTATTGCAAATATCAATACACCAAAATAAATGCATTCTTACATGAGGTTGAAGGAAACCATCGGAGTCCTCATCAAGCTCACTCATATCGATTCTTGCCTGTGTAAGTGAAACCTGATGCATAACAAAGATGAACCAGACACTTCACATATCCAGTGAGAATATCTAAAATTATTTCAAGAATATGAATGAGAATTGGACAATGACCATATTAGAATCTCCAACAATTGATCAGAGATGTATCTTAAGAATTGAACAGTAACCAAAGAGGCGCCTTTCAACTGTTGAACTACTCTGTTCCAATATTTCTTTTCAATCCAACCTTTCTCAGGATAGTTTATGACTATATGTACAAGTTCTTCATTAGCAACCTGTTAGTAAAATCATTAAGTTCCAGTACGTATGACTTATGAGACTCCTACTGTCCTACATACAATAGTATTTTCTTATCGAGATGATCCATGTTTCATGAGATGTCAAACAGAAGAAGATCATCAAGTATTGACCATTAAAAGTTTTGGCAATAACAGTGACTTTCTTTAGCAGTTAATCAACTTCAGAAAGATACACAACTCCAAAATCTTTTTctttggataaaaatataatcaaatcaTTACTAAAGTTGTGTATTATACAAGTGGCAGAGAAGGAGATGTGGCAAACTTTTTATCGAGAATGTTAAGTTGTAACATTCAGCATAATCCTTCTAATACTAGCTCCCTGACTGTTGCAATCAAGTTATTCAAGTTAACCAATTAAGCATGCCAACATTATTCATTTTGACAGTGAAAAATGAAAGAACATGAGTTAATGAATTGGATCCAAAATTAtaataagaatcaaaataaagcCCCTGGTACTGATTTTACAATTACATGCCCTCACAACTGCCAATGCTGCATTTACAATAAAAAATTGGACATTCAGATAAACTGTACATCATTAGTATGATCTATGACACACTAGAATGCAGTCACCTAGTTGGTGATGTTCATAGTTCAAGCTGACAATATTAAGTGCTATATACAAACGGGGACATAGTTAACGAAGAAATGACAAGACTagttttttcattaaaaataaatctATTAGTTAATAGGGAAAGTATATTTGGCAGAAAATGACTACAACCAGCAACAATGTTGGAATTTTCCATGTAATATAATTTGTTAAGATAAAAAATTCAATGGTAAAGAAACCAAAGATACCGTCCGCATCACATAAAGATAGAAAGGCAGGATAGCTATTCTTCCAGATTCATCCTTTTCAAACTTCATGAAATTAGAAGGGCTAAAAAATCGTCGACATTTTGGACCAATTTGCTCTGTGCAAAGAGAGGCGATGTGACAGAAATCTTCATAGTTCATCTGTAGAAGGGGATAAGAAACCAATATGTATTACCAGAATTTTTACATATATCAAATTATAACAAACAAGGCTAACTCATGTATTCAGGCATATAAATCAGAAATCTAAAGAcacatatccatttgaaatactaAAATAGCATGTAAATTGTAGTAAAagctaaatatattatatatgtaatacTCAATTAGCATTCCGTTAGTACTTATTATCATAACTAGACTTGATCTTCATGGATCCACCTTTGATCTATTCGGATCTTGACTTGATCCAAATGGATCTAGCTTTGATTGTTGAGGATCTTGACTACATCCATCCGGATAAAGCGTGGATCAAGCCTAGAGCCATTCGAATCAAGATCTTCAGGGATCTAACCATTCGGATCTTTGCTTGATCCATCTGAAGTCATTTTTTCAGTCAGATCGATCTTACACCATAGATTAATGGTTTAATGACAATAGATACAACTCCAATATGCTCTAGCCTCCACAGTCCTACATGCCACAATCATACTTGCCCTAAGGAGGTTCCTACTGCATgttattgatgcatcaatggcacacCATTTATGAGTATAATCTATCATTGGAGGCATTGGGTCTACGAGACGTACAATATCGAGATACAAATTCAATGATCAAGGACATTGATCCACCGGCTATGGACTCTCATCATTCATTTGGTACTAGAAGCAGAGGGATGCTGAGGTTAGAAAACTATCTTATTTTGCCCATATCTTAGAGTTTCCACACCTAATCCAACCTCTCCATTCTTTTCTCATGGGTAAAGGGGTGCATCAATCCAAGGAAGCAACCTTATTTGATGGACAGAGTGGAAACCAGCGACCGAGTTCTTCGATGGATCCATAGAGCTAAGAATTTTTGCCTTCAATACTTAGCCACTAAGCAATTCAGTTTCATATTTGTTGTTTTATAGCttagattttcttttatttttatttattttgattgtaTAGTCCAAGAAAGTAGACGAAAGAACCCTGAAATaagttttttttctaatttacagCTGATTTTTCAACCAAATTTTGAAGAATCTATACATATGTACTGACAatcaacacatgggtattagtcaGTACATACCAGTTCAGCCTGGGATCAGTAGATGTCTAGTACAACTGTACAAGATTGCAATCCTTGCATAGTTGCATGGAATAGGTTTCTCAACTTTACCAAAATTGTCAAGTCTTTTGCCAATGTGAtaaattatataagaaaaaaGGAGTATCAAAAGTTAGAATTCACCTCATAATGGAGACAGGATCGAGGTGATTGAGCATGGATATATATCAGATGCCCAATTATGTCTAATCATGAAAAGTTATGAATATAGTGCATGTCCTCATGAATTTTTGAAAATACATGTGTACCTTTTCAGCTCCAGTAGCATCATCAATAACACAATTTTCCCTTAGGCAAACCCACATGGCATCAAGGTCATCAGCATTCAGTAAAAGTTCTGACTGCTTCTGCATGATGAAGGATGAGCACAAAAACAGTTACACAGCAGCCAAAGAGACCAATAATGTTTTCAGCCTTATGCATTATTAGCATCTCTCAAAACACaacatgaaaaaataataataatcaagtttTACCAACCAAAAAAATTATCTGTGTGACCAAATACCTTTAAGAATCGGTACTTTGCCAACCTTTGAACCCTATGACTGATTGATCCTTCTTCAGGCTTCTGCTTCACAAAGAAATATATTATGGAAACAGAATTGAAAGATTGCATGGCAAAAAACCAATTACTTTGAAAATAGTGGTAATTTGGATCAATTTTCGAGCAAAGGAGGCCGATCTGAATGTCATCATAATAAAACAACCATCAACAAACctatatgtaatatttttttctatatgcTTTTAAATATATTGATAATAGGGCAGAGGGGATATCCTAAAACTAATCAACTAACTTGCCTTTTTGTAGAAGCTAGGGATCAATCCTGCTTGTGCATTTTTCTGTTGCCGTTCTTTGAAAATCTCGAGCAAAATCCTTTTCGTTTCAAGCTCTGAAAAAATTAAAATGTTTCTTGAGGCAAATTGTTTAATTGATATGCTCCATATAGAGGTATTGATTAAAAGCTTCTagtaaatccattaaaattatttttgtacCAAGATCATAAAGCATTGGAACAAGCAAAACATGTAAGCATGTAGTTGGCTTGAGGTTCAAAAGTCTGGTGTTCAAGAGACAGTGGCTTTTGAGGTTCAAAATACAAACAAGGAACACAGATTATATAGATTTTTCACATCCTTGTAAGAAACTTAGTATGTGCTGTTCCAAAGGCCACTACCAAATTAGGAACTATGAAACTCTTATCAATTGTTTGAATAATATCTGTATATCCTAACTTAAGGTTCATCCAATTATGCAAGATAATCAGGTTTCATGGAATGACAGCAAGAAATTTTATTGTTTATATGCTAAGTTTTTTTAGCCTAGTAATTTAAAGTTCTCAAACTGGACATAAAGGAATTATCCAATAGCCTAAATCCTTCCATAAACAAATTTCAGCAGCATGTTAATTAGAATAACTAAGTTAATTGGTGGAAATTCCTCTGATATAATGACATTATGTAAATATTATCCTGGTCAGATATCATAGAGGTCTCCAGATGTCCTAAATTATACAAATTTAGTAACAAAGCATGATAATCCTGCTTTGGAATAAAGGTGATGGGAAAAATTTTATAACGAATAGATTAACACAGATAGGAGATACAAGGAGTCATTTATAAAGAAAACCATCTATTTCTATCCTGTGTTCTAGACatactctcttttttttcttttttttttgtaaagaaTAAGTGATAAACTGTCAAAATATTTACTAGCTAAGCTGGCTGACACCTTCAAAACTCTCATGGCCTACTAATTTAGTGACAAAGCAAGATAATCGTGCTTTGGAATATAGGTGACGGGAAAAACTTTATGACAAATAAATTAACACAAATAGAAGATACGAGGAATCATATATAAAGAAAACCCCTCTGTTTCTAGACTGTGTTCTGAAATACTCTCATGGCATACTAGTGCAACTTCATAGTTGACCCAAAGAGAAGTAAGAATGAGAAAAATGTCTATTTGAGACTTGAAAATACTCATTGAATTGCGTTAAGTTCGTCAGCATCTATTCATCACCAGCTGCAAGTGTTGTAAATTTGCAATTCATGTTGTCTAGAGATTTAGCCACTTGAATTTTCATTTGCAGTATTTCAGAATCCGCaggacaataaaattcatatattttccaTAACATTCTTAAGTATCACATATATCCTAATCCTAAAATAAAATTGATCCAATCAGGTTTCTGATTTCAATTTCAAGTCATTAGGGCTAAATCCAAAATATAAATTAACTTAAAACTGCAACCCCAGTTTGCACCAAATACTCGTTTGTGTTCTGAACCGATGACCGACATGAATCTTCATAAAAATTTCTCCAGTTTGGAAGTGAAGGAGACCAAGAAGCACTCCCATAACTCGATTGTTTacgaaaatttcaagaaatatttcTAGCACAAAAGAACCCAAGCAAGCAGAAACTCTCAAAGGGAAAAACGAGAAGAAAGAATGATGGTAATGGGGAATAAGGACAAGATTGAAGGAAGTGAACAGACCCATGAGAGCTTCCGAGCCAAGGCCGGCACCGGATCCGACGAACCGGCGCAGATTACGGACCCAGGGCATGGAGGATGCGGACGGGATCTTCTTGGGCGCCGCCGCGGCCTCGTGGCCGCCGCTGCCTTCGCCGTCGCTGGAACCGCTGTACATTGTCTACGCCGTCACCACCTCTCCGATCAGGCAGCTCCTGGGAGGACGCGTCTGGCCTAATCGTTGAACCCAAAGCGCATCGACAGATCAAACGCTACCACTGGTTCCTCTCTCGACTGGTTCAAAGCAGCCTCGGCTTTGGGAAAAGAGAGATCGCCAAGAGGTTCTCTTTGTCATTTCAacgactttatatatatatatatatatatatatatatatatatatatatatatagaggagtAACTTACTTCGGTGTTTGAAACAGCAAAATTAATTGCATATGGTGGGACTCGATTCGTACCCAAGTTGGCAAGGCATGGGAGTGGAATCACGATCTAAGACACATAATAAAACGTttaaataatgataatatatatttGCGATGCAACGTGACTACGAGCATAACAATCCTAAAATCACATTATACATTCAGCTTTAATGGTCTCATTATTTAGTTGACACCTCAATTTCGTACTTTTAGGGATTCGGTGTTTTCTAACACCTATAAGAGAAGGCGTGAAGTGCTTCACCGAGGATTGAAACCTGAGCTGTCGTAAAGCCCTTCCGAATACCAACCAATCATCTTATTTGCTTGGCATTTACACAACATTTTGGGAGTCACATACCATATGATACCAGAACAAATTAATGCGATATTAGAAGCAAAAGAAGAGAATAAAATTATTGTAAGCCAAGGTCAGAAATCACACGATGAAATATCCAATGTCATGAGCAACATAACACTAGAGAATTTTGTGCTACAAAGTACTTCTCTTTGGTGCAGAAATTGATGATGTACTTACACCTTGTTTCAAGATGAATGTACAAGGAAGATGCCCCTCCCCGAGTCTCAAAAACCGGCCATCAACGTCAGGCGAACACAGCAACAGATTTCACCAACAGGCTGACACAGCTGTATCATCCATGGTCTTAATCATGAAAGAAATGGTGAAGGGCATGGGTGTTTCCTCTGGAGATCAGGTGACTCAGGCCAAGTATCTGAAAAGATTTGGGTTGTCCTTGTCTCTCTCTAAATAGTCTCTGGTGATcagatcttctattcttttcttaaTTGCTTTGAAGTCAGGCTGCAAACAACAAATGATAAAAGTTAATGAGAACCATTTAAAAGAGAACAGTACTTTTAATTAATCAATCACCTATAATGAGTTAAAATGCATGGATTAACAGCAGACTATTGCACAACAACAATACACTACTGGAGCATAGCCACGAATTAGTTAGTTAGTCAGATGAGTCAGCTCAACATATTACCTCCGTGGTAAGAGAATACAGGATTATAATATGGTACGAGCATAAAGTAATATCAAAATTGAATGATGTTAGACCTCtctaatttatataatatttatattttcagcCATGGTTTACCGAAATGAAGAAGACACCAGCATACCTTGAACATACGACCAAGTTGTTCAACACATTCCAAAACCAACTGTTGATGACCCAAAACTTTACGACTCTTCATAATACGTACAATGGAGGCATCAATAGCATATCTTCTGTCTTTGTCAACATcttcaattactttcttcttctcATCCACCGGGGGAAGAGGTATCTGCAGTTTAACACAAGCCATTGAACTTTCAGAAATATGCAGCTAAAATGGAAGCAACATATTAAGTAGCAAAACAAAGGAAGATTTTCTCTGCTTTCACAAGGAAGGTTATGATGACCTTGATCCTTCTCATTTTGTCAGTGAATTTGGAGTTAAACTCAAAGATGTCACTTGAAGAAATGGATTTTGTATTTGGCTCTTTGTTAAGAATCTTATACTTGGCACAAGAGAGGGAGTGAAGCAATCTGATTACGTCATCATCGGTCAAATTAAGCTGAGTCATGATCTCTGAGTAACTCAATCTATCTGAGGCATTAAATAGCAGAAGGGCTGCAGCCTATACACAAATCAAAAAAATGCTTGCAGTTAGCATTGGCATCCATGACAAATTTACATGAATAAATAAAGGAGCTCAGCAGCTACCTGATAAGTTGTCACAATAAGCTCAATGGTTTTTGACTCAAACTTCCCAGTGATGTTACATGTCCCCAAAGAATATATCCATGTAAGCTTTCTATGTTTGGTTTTTGTCTGATAAAACTCTCTGAAAACTTCTACACATTTAACCTGAAAGCAGCATTCAGAGTTAACAATTGCTTAGTTATTAAACAACAATTATGGTAATACCTCAATTCCTATGCATATCAAATACCTAAAGTTTTCCTTTCTATCAATTATATAACCACCTTTAAAGTTTAAATAGTTATTATTCACATGGTAACCACTCGAATCTATCTCTGTTGCATATAGCAGTCTATCCATTCTTCAATGTAAGTTTCCTAAAGCTGAGAGTCGTTGGAAAAAGACTGATCTAGAAGGTTTGGTTTTGGTTCAACAATAAAAAATACAGAGTAGAAAAGATGAGGGcttggatttaaaaaaaaaacaaatctcTCTATAACATTCTTTGTCATAGAAGCTTCTTGATGGTCAACAACCAATATCAAATATACATGAAAAAGTCAGAAAGACAAAAGAACATGTTGGTAGAGAATGATGCCTGCCAACATTACAGCAAACGAATAAGGCACAAATAGCCAGTGGTAGGTCATGTGGTGATAGTGTTTCTACTTTCTACTAATCAAGATGCATTGGGACTAGGGTAGGGCTCATAAATATGTTGGCAGCTAGCTCTTTATTTGTTTTGGCTTAAAAATAAGATTTGTGCAAGCTAAATGATTATGATCAGTATAGTTGAAACAGCTTTCCTAATAAAATAATCCTTGCAATCCTTGCTTTTGAAAAATGGATGTTAGTAAACTAGTGGAACTTCTTTACACAACAAGGGATGATTGTAGCAAGTACCAAATTAATAACTGGTATCTTTAACATATAAAAAAGATAGGAGACCATAATACGAGGAAAAAACAGTT
The window above is part of the Musa acuminata AAA Group cultivar baxijiao chromosome BXJ1-1, Cavendish_Baxijiao_AAA, whole genome shotgun sequence genome. Proteins encoded here:
- the LOC135632734 gene encoding probable serine/threonine-protein phosphatase 2A regulatory subunit B'' subunit TON2, translating into MYSGSSDGEGSGGHEAAAAPKKIPSASSMPWVRNLRRFVGSGAGLGSEALMELETKRILLEIFKERQQKNAQAGLIPSFYKKKPEEGSISHRVQRLAKYRFLKKQSELLLNADDLDAMWVCLRENCVIDDATGAEKMNYEDFCHIASLCTEQIGPKCRRFFSPSNFMKFEKDESGRIAILPFYLYVMRTVSLTQARIDMSELDEDSDGFLQPHEMEAYIRGLIPNLAQLRDMPAAFVQMYCRIAVRKFFFFCDPHRRGKADIKKVLLSNCLQELMELHQESEEEVTDTEQAENWFSLTSAQRICDMFLALDKDKNGTLSKQELKEYADGTLTEIFIERVFDEHVRRSKTGGGNSREMDFESFLDFVLALENKDTPEGLTYLFRCLDLQGRGYLTTADVHTLFRDVHQKWIEGGNYELCIEDVRDEIWDMVKPVDPLRVTLADLLACKQGGTVASMLIDVRGFWAHDNRENLLQEEEEPEEE